A window of Cohnella herbarum contains these coding sequences:
- a CDS encoding ABC transporter substrate-binding protein translates to MKKVKKPLLQVVSAVLLLATVLAGCSSSNNGNNGAASPESSDAASPTASASAESSNASPESQAWVFGSEPFEFSAFTNYSWQDFPSKMEDNPFWKYLKENKQVTITPILAKGNNNQLMTTMISGGNLPDLIYGDRFSPDVSRLYEAGKLVAFDDYLDKYPNLKKYLDSKYIDMLRMPDGKLYQFPNWYTDHSTSTAGYVVNKKIYAELGSPKLETMDDLYAYLVQVKNKYPDVIPFEPDRTQDAQGIGLLYTGFKEGALYQSLGSQIMATVTGDKLTSIFADPAFHESQKFVSKLYREKLISQDMFTQDRGQVLEKLMAGRVAVYAGSSVTTYAAQGHAELTKTDPDAGYFMIWPIVKSGLDKNKVFTGGYDKLGWNVTVITTAAEDPEKIFAFLDYNTSPEGMAVQFFGPEGGNWQGFDENGYPNFTDTYNAAEVAEIQTKNDPVNIAGNSVYIDPAKNKYEDTIPPEKKNWQARWQKEITWPTANDITEFRTNLQPPADSELGDIRQSVLDLLTQTLSESATAKSDEEVDKILDKADASAMQLGYQKLLDWRTEQWQANRKTLGIE, encoded by the coding sequence ATGAAGAAAGTTAAAAAGCCGTTACTGCAAGTCGTATCGGCGGTACTGCTTCTTGCGACCGTACTAGCCGGTTGCAGCTCGTCGAATAACGGCAATAACGGAGCGGCGTCACCCGAGAGCAGCGACGCCGCGTCGCCAACGGCATCGGCATCCGCCGAAAGCAGCAATGCGTCGCCGGAATCTCAAGCATGGGTATTCGGTTCGGAACCATTCGAATTCAGCGCGTTCACCAACTATAGCTGGCAGGACTTCCCTTCCAAAATGGAGGACAATCCCTTCTGGAAGTATCTAAAGGAAAATAAACAAGTTACGATCACGCCGATCTTGGCAAAGGGCAATAATAATCAGCTTATGACGACGATGATTTCCGGCGGCAACCTTCCCGATCTCATCTACGGAGATCGGTTCTCTCCGGACGTTAGCAGGCTTTACGAAGCCGGCAAGCTAGTCGCGTTCGACGACTATCTGGATAAATATCCGAATTTGAAAAAGTATTTGGACAGCAAGTATATCGATATGCTCCGCATGCCTGACGGCAAGCTATACCAGTTCCCGAACTGGTATACGGACCACTCGACGAGCACGGCGGGTTACGTCGTCAACAAGAAGATCTACGCGGAACTGGGTTCTCCTAAGCTTGAAACGATGGATGACTTATACGCCTATCTCGTTCAAGTTAAGAACAAATATCCCGACGTGATTCCGTTCGAGCCGGATCGGACGCAAGACGCCCAAGGGATCGGCTTATTGTATACGGGATTCAAAGAAGGAGCGCTCTACCAATCGTTGGGCTCCCAGATCATGGCTACCGTGACCGGAGATAAGTTGACTTCCATCTTTGCGGACCCGGCCTTCCACGAGTCCCAGAAGTTCGTTTCCAAGTTGTATCGCGAGAAGCTGATTTCGCAAGACATGTTCACTCAAGACAGAGGACAGGTGCTGGAGAAACTTATGGCGGGCCGCGTAGCCGTCTATGCGGGTTCCAGCGTGACGACGTACGCCGCCCAAGGTCATGCCGAATTGACGAAAACCGATCCGGACGCCGGTTATTTCATGATCTGGCCGATCGTGAAATCCGGACTGGATAAGAACAAGGTATTTACGGGCGGATACGACAAGCTCGGTTGGAACGTAACCGTTATTACGACCGCGGCGGAAGACCCCGAGAAAATCTTTGCTTTCTTGGATTATAATACGAGCCCCGAAGGGATGGCCGTTCAATTCTTCGGTCCGGAGGGCGGCAACTGGCAAGGGTTCGACGAGAATGGCTATCCGAATTTCACGGATACCTATAACGCCGCCGAAGTCGCGGAAATTCAAACGAAGAACGATCCCGTCAATATCGCCGGAAACAGCGTTTATATCGATCCGGCCAAGAACAAGTACGAAGATACGATACCGCCGGAGAAGAAAAACTGGCAAGCGCGTTGGCAGAAGGAAATCACATGGCCGACGGCAAATGATATTACAGAGTTCAGAACGAATTTGCAACCGCCGGCCGACAGCGAACTAGGCGATATTAGGCAGTCCGTTCTGGATCTGCTCACGCAAACGCTATCCGAATCCGCGACGGCCAAGAGCGATGAGGAAGTCGATAAAATACTAGATAAAGCCGATGCTTCCGCCATGCAACTCGGCTACCAAAAGCTTCTCGATTGGCGGACGGAGCAATGGCAAGCCAATAGAAAAACGCTTGGAATCGAATAA
- a CDS encoding extracellular solute-binding protein, whose translation MKDKKERFPRLISVLVALAVLAACNGESGPAAATYSSVEPEEEERNIGDNRGDRLYEFGIEPLNISFYAHYSSYNMPQWGEDPSSKWIRDHMKIHVQAVGADGNGAQKLQKMIAGNKLPDLIWGQRDSDLERLREAGMLVPLDDYIEKYPNLKRWAGEKILNLLRASDGKIYFFPNYYTDKPHGNAGYVVNRRIYKELGSPKLETTDDLYAYLVEVKKRYPDVVPFETGQAKEGHGIDQLFSAFKEDNFSFTSNYAVTSGDRMVSIYKDEGFRESAKYVAKLMREGLMTQDAMTQTEEQVSQKLMEGHVAVFASADPIRLSMKPDAELSKNDPDNGYFFIEPIYKQGLDKSKIYPGTYNLLGWNVTAITTSAKDPEAVFAMLDWMTGPEGSSVQMWGPPGPDGYWDGFKEDGITPRFTSKYSEDPEGLARIQSVSGDLIWVGNTTFLDKTKSDYEATLPEEKRNWATYWQSRITWKSQGDATPFMNLYPMPDSEEGVIHRRIKDIWLKARADAMFGTTDEEVDLILDAAHDQSMEAGFQQYLDFITAKWHSNLEKLNKEPDLQN comes from the coding sequence TTGAAAGATAAGAAAGAAAGGTTCCCGCGGTTGATTTCCGTCCTTGTCGCCTTGGCTGTTCTTGCGGCTTGCAATGGCGAAAGCGGTCCCGCCGCCGCAACCTATTCCTCCGTCGAGCCTGAAGAGGAAGAACGCAACATTGGCGATAACCGGGGCGATCGATTGTACGAATTCGGCATCGAACCGCTCAACATTAGCTTCTATGCGCACTATAGTTCGTACAATATGCCCCAGTGGGGCGAGGACCCCTCTTCGAAGTGGATTCGGGATCATATGAAGATCCACGTTCAAGCGGTCGGCGCCGACGGGAACGGCGCGCAGAAGCTTCAGAAGATGATCGCGGGCAATAAACTGCCGGACTTGATCTGGGGCCAACGGGATTCGGACCTGGAAAGGCTGAGGGAAGCGGGGATGCTCGTTCCCTTGGATGATTATATCGAGAAGTATCCGAACCTGAAGCGGTGGGCGGGGGAGAAAATCTTGAACCTGCTTCGAGCATCGGACGGGAAAATTTATTTTTTTCCCAACTATTATACGGATAAACCGCATGGCAACGCCGGATACGTGGTGAACAGAAGAATTTACAAGGAATTGGGTTCGCCAAAGCTGGAAACGACGGACGATCTGTACGCTTATTTGGTTGAAGTCAAGAAGCGTTATCCCGATGTCGTTCCGTTCGAGACCGGTCAGGCCAAGGAAGGACATGGCATCGACCAGCTATTCTCGGCTTTCAAGGAAGATAATTTCAGTTTTACGAGCAACTACGCCGTAACGTCGGGGGATCGAATGGTCTCGATCTACAAGGACGAAGGTTTCCGGGAGTCCGCGAAATACGTGGCCAAATTAATGCGGGAAGGCCTCATGACGCAGGATGCCATGACCCAGACGGAAGAACAAGTTAGCCAGAAGTTGATGGAAGGGCACGTCGCGGTGTTCGCCAGCGCGGATCCGATAAGGCTGTCGATGAAGCCGGATGCCGAATTGTCCAAGAACGATCCCGATAACGGGTATTTCTTCATCGAACCGATCTACAAGCAAGGATTGGACAAGAGCAAAATCTATCCGGGAACCTATAACCTATTGGGTTGGAACGTGACCGCGATCACGACGAGCGCGAAAGATCCGGAAGCGGTATTCGCGATGCTGGATTGGATGACCGGGCCGGAGGGCTCGTCCGTCCAGATGTGGGGACCTCCGGGGCCAGACGGATATTGGGACGGCTTCAAGGAAGATGGAATCACTCCCAGATTCACGAGCAAATATAGCGAGGATCCGGAGGGGTTGGCCCGGATTCAATCGGTTTCGGGAGATCTGATCTGGGTCGGGAACACCACGTTTCTGGATAAAACGAAAAGCGATTACGAGGCAACGTTACCGGAGGAGAAGCGGAATTGGGCCACTTATTGGCAAAGCAGGATCACTTGGAAATCGCAGGGGGACGCGACGCCGTTCATGAATCTATATCCGATGCCGGATTCCGAAGAAGGCGTGATTCATCGGCGGATCAAGGATATTTGGTTAAAGGCGAGAGCGGATGCGATGTTCGGAACGACGGACGAGGAAGTCGACCTCATTCTGGATGCGGCGCACGATCAATCCATGGAGGCCGGATTCCAGCAATATCTGGACTTCATTACGGCGAAGTGGCATTCGAATTTAGAGAAGTTAAACAAAGAACCGGACCTGCAAAATTAG
- a CDS encoding glycoside hydrolase family 44 protein: MKQRTWKKLLSLVTATAAAATILTSFIETADVAKAAEQPTILKVYDDQLGTEFNNNSWANHDLADTTVVHSGTSSIRLKPKGDDALYLYKSWIMQVSDFPVLELWLNGGNASGQQLEIVFQTGGQPVASKPLNPIQGGWQKVSINLAELNLPHGILDGILIRGTTRDEQADVYLDDISFIRETVVTGLKISPSPLRMNMEDHVTLSVATAYSDGSQTPVEQGIEWTTGNDQVAVVQNGLVTAINAGKTTLTAQYGDKSATVPVTVIDPNETPTEPSDDRPGITVYDDALSSEFQDNSWANHDLASEDFVRSGKVAVRMDPSNDAGLYFYRGVGSVNVKNHDRLEFWINGGEQGGQQAELVLNSGGSPAGVVNIASLIEGGVIPADEWTKVTVDLPQLKLTNGIFDGILIRGASGTSQGNLYLDDMRILERYVAPPAFVEGVLSQYGAVLASGDVSSLAYEARYSDGSVQDVTSKAEWTSSDPAVVEVDKGVLTAKQDGLAKITVNFGGGSSSMYVQVVSYVPEPVYSDALSPGYSNWSWGTSNFENETPVASGNRSISFQATGYQGIWMHGDTPKDLSQYYGLTLKLYGSGDGGQRLRVNMMDGRSFAGDFDLDKLLPNGIPAGQWTEVNLKFADLGLSALDFDGLVVSAWGEHDQGTVFIDDVNWLKTTSRVELPDPEVPGVTVSLDSTAAQRTLSEGIFGVNFEDMPSAGKTEMDFPIERWGGNQMTRYNWQLDTTNRGGDWYFLNIANQTGNPDQLPKGSLSDKFISDSMQSGTDVLLQIPTIGWTPKSRETGWSFSIDKYKDLGEQTGNECDWGEAWCRSDAGNGKLKGGKYLTGNDPNDTNKPVGTDFIKDWLTHLKGQYGSYVNKYALDNEPMLWPHSHWDVHPQMTTYDEVWNYTSEYAKVIKEADPQSEIFGPVPWGWCEYFYSAKDGCYPGQDMEDHDGKPYLEWYLEQVENYRKETGTRLVDVLDIHYYPAENNVAFNSDESQAMTKRRLNSLKSLYDPNFTDSSSWIQEPVQLIPRMHDIIARNAPGTKLSISEYNFGDGMGIGSGLAQAEALAIFAREGVDYAMRWGALPANSPLEDAFKLFLDYDGQGSKITGNVISSTSSNRDAVGSYTIKSEDGKTYILLFNKDTAPRMASVKADFGLSGTGTLYRFDAKKRLAPAGTIEGNEDGLALRLPAKSATLIVMP; encoded by the coding sequence TTGAAACAGCGAACATGGAAAAAGCTGCTTTCCCTGGTAACGGCAACAGCGGCGGCGGCAACGATTTTGACGAGCTTTATCGAAACGGCAGATGTCGCCAAAGCGGCGGAACAGCCTACGATCTTAAAGGTGTACGACGATCAATTGGGCACCGAGTTTAACAACAACAGTTGGGCGAATCACGATCTGGCGGACACAACGGTCGTGCACAGCGGGACTTCGTCGATCCGATTGAAGCCGAAAGGCGACGATGCTCTCTATCTCTACAAAAGCTGGATTATGCAAGTGTCCGATTTCCCCGTGCTCGAGTTATGGCTGAACGGCGGCAACGCCAGCGGCCAGCAATTGGAGATCGTATTCCAAACGGGCGGACAACCCGTAGCCAGCAAGCCGCTGAATCCGATTCAGGGCGGCTGGCAGAAAGTCAGCATTAATCTGGCGGAATTGAACCTCCCGCACGGTATTCTGGACGGAATTCTAATCCGGGGGACGACTCGCGACGAGCAAGCCGACGTTTACTTGGACGATATCTCGTTCATCCGCGAAACCGTCGTGACCGGTCTGAAAATCTCTCCTTCTCCGCTTCGGATGAACATGGAGGATCACGTCACGCTGTCCGTAGCTACGGCTTACTCCGATGGTAGCCAAACTCCCGTCGAACAAGGCATAGAGTGGACAACGGGCAACGATCAGGTTGCCGTCGTGCAGAACGGTTTAGTCACAGCGATCAACGCAGGAAAAACGACGCTGACCGCCCAATACGGTGACAAGAGCGCAACCGTTCCGGTTACGGTCATCGATCCGAACGAGACGCCAACCGAGCCTTCGGACGACCGTCCCGGGATCACCGTTTACGATGATGCCCTGTCTTCCGAATTTCAGGACAACAGCTGGGCGAATCACGATCTTGCTTCCGAGGATTTCGTTCGCTCCGGCAAAGTAGCCGTTCGAATGGATCCAAGCAACGATGCGGGTCTTTACTTCTACCGCGGAGTGGGCTCGGTGAATGTAAAAAATCACGATAGACTCGAGTTCTGGATCAACGGGGGAGAACAAGGCGGGCAACAAGCCGAACTTGTCTTGAATTCCGGAGGAAGCCCCGCTGGAGTCGTGAATATCGCTTCCCTGATCGAGGGCGGCGTCATCCCGGCGGACGAGTGGACGAAGGTAACCGTCGATCTGCCGCAATTAAAGCTAACTAACGGCATATTCGACGGAATTCTGATCCGGGGCGCTTCTGGCACCTCGCAAGGAAATCTGTATCTGGACGACATGCGGATTCTGGAGCGTTACGTGGCTCCTCCCGCTTTCGTGGAAGGCGTACTCTCGCAATACGGCGCGGTACTCGCTTCCGGCGATGTTTCAAGTCTTGCCTATGAAGCCCGATATAGCGACGGCTCCGTTCAAGACGTTACGAGCAAAGCCGAATGGACGTCCAGCGATCCGGCCGTCGTCGAGGTCGACAAAGGGGTACTGACAGCCAAGCAGGACGGGTTAGCCAAGATTACGGTTAACTTCGGCGGCGGTTCCTCCTCTATGTACGTTCAAGTCGTATCTTATGTACCCGAACCGGTCTATTCGGATGCGTTGTCTCCCGGCTATTCCAACTGGAGCTGGGGAACAAGCAACTTCGAGAATGAAACGCCGGTCGCATCCGGCAACAGATCAATCTCTTTCCAAGCGACAGGCTACCAGGGAATCTGGATGCACGGAGATACTCCGAAGGATTTGTCGCAATATTACGGATTAACCCTAAAGTTATACGGTAGCGGAGATGGCGGACAAAGACTGAGAGTGAATATGATGGACGGCCGCAGCTTCGCGGGCGATTTCGATCTCGACAAGTTGCTGCCGAACGGAATTCCTGCCGGCCAATGGACGGAAGTGAACCTGAAGTTCGCCGATCTTGGCTTAAGCGCCCTTGATTTCGACGGGCTTGTCGTTTCCGCCTGGGGAGAACATGATCAAGGCACCGTCTTTATCGACGATGTTAATTGGCTTAAGACGACAAGCCGCGTGGAATTGCCTGATCCCGAGGTTCCGGGCGTAACGGTATCCCTTGATTCAACCGCCGCTCAACGCACTCTCAGCGAAGGAATCTTCGGTGTCAACTTCGAGGATATGCCTTCCGCAGGCAAAACCGAAATGGACTTTCCGATCGAGCGCTGGGGCGGTAATCAAATGACCCGCTATAATTGGCAGCTCGATACGACGAATCGCGGCGGAGATTGGTATTTCCTGAATATCGCGAACCAAACGGGAAATCCCGATCAATTGCCTAAAGGCTCTCTTTCCGACAAGTTCATCTCGGATTCCATGCAAAGCGGAACCGACGTATTGCTGCAGATTCCGACGATCGGTTGGACGCCGAAGAGCCGCGAAACCGGTTGGAGCTTCTCCATCGATAAGTACAAAGATTTAGGCGAGCAAACCGGCAATGAGTGCGATTGGGGCGAGGCTTGGTGCCGATCCGACGCCGGAAACGGTAAGCTCAAGGGCGGTAAATACCTGACCGGCAACGATCCTAACGATACGAACAAGCCCGTTGGGACCGACTTCATAAAAGATTGGCTCACCCATCTGAAAGGGCAGTACGGATCGTATGTGAACAAGTATGCATTGGACAACGAACCGATGCTGTGGCCGCATTCCCATTGGGATGTCCATCCGCAAATGACGACCTACGACGAAGTATGGAATTATACGTCCGAATACGCCAAAGTAATTAAGGAAGCCGATCCGCAGTCCGAAATCTTCGGTCCTGTACCGTGGGGCTGGTGCGAGTACTTCTATTCCGCCAAGGATGGTTGTTATCCAGGCCAGGATATGGAAGATCATGACGGCAAGCCTTACTTGGAATGGTACTTGGAACAGGTAGAGAACTACCGCAAGGAAACGGGAACTCGTCTGGTCGACGTTCTCGATATCCACTATTACCCTGCCGAGAACAATGTGGCGTTTAACAGCGACGAGTCGCAGGCGATGACGAAGCGGAGACTGAACTCCTTGAAGTCTCTGTATGATCCGAATTTCACGGATTCTTCCTCTTGGATCCAAGAACCGGTGCAATTGATTCCTCGCATGCACGATATTATCGCAAGGAACGCGCCGGGAACGAAGCTGTCGATATCGGAGTACAACTTCGGGGATGGCATGGGAATCGGAAGCGGTCTTGCGCAAGCCGAAGCGCTCGCGATCTTCGCCCGCGAAGGAGTCGACTACGCGATGCGTTGGGGAGCGTTACCCGCGAATTCCCCGTTGGAAGACGCGTTTAAGCTGTTCTTAGACTACGACGGTCAAGGCAGCAAGATCACGGGGAACGTAATTAGCTCAACCAGTTCGAACCGCGACGCGGTAGGCTCCTACACGATCAAGTCGGAAGACGGAAAGACGTATATCCTGTTGTTCAACAAAGATACCGCGCCTCGCATGGCTAGCGTGAAGGCCGATTTCGGACTGTCGGGCACCGGTACGCTCTACCGTTTCGACGCCAAGAAGCGCTTAGCTCCAGCAGGCACGATCGAAGGGAACGAGGACGGCTTAGCTCTTCGTCTGCCGGCGAAATCGGCCACTCTGATCGTTATGCCGTAA
- a CDS encoding helix-turn-helix domain-containing protein yields MRQRNNAFKEVRYKAAQEALAGMKAGVLARKYDVTPKTIRAWVVEYQETFGADSLPTIDERVMESKRLADLEEKYERALKALGQKELEIEVLRELVKKTNPASMTNSTLPRRSLSRDIQ; encoded by the coding sequence ATGAGACAGCGAAATAATGCCTTTAAGGAAGTACGTTACAAAGCAGCACAAGAGGCTCTTGCGGGAATGAAAGCAGGCGTGCTGGCCAGAAAGTATGACGTGACTCCGAAAACAATTAGAGCATGGGTAGTGGAATATCAAGAGACGTTTGGGGCAGATTCATTGCCAACGATCGACGAACGAGTTATGGAGTCCAAGCGACTTGCAGATCTGGAAGAAAAGTACGAGCGTGCATTAAAGGCGTTAGGGCAAAAAGAGTTAGAGATCGAGGTGCTGCGCGAACTCGTAAAAAAGACGAACCCTGCCTCAATGACAAACTCGACGTTGCCCAGACGTTCATTGAGCAGGGACATACAGTAG
- a CDS encoding ABC transporter permease, whose translation MPPQQGMVSKKGFFRRLFKQLDIQLMVWPGVLLVFVFSYIPMYGVLTAFMDYDVFTGSRIFENPWVGFKHFEAFFDAPAFDSIMRNTLVVSLLKFIIGFPAPIILALMLNEVRHMMFKRIVQTITYLPHFMSWVIVGGLVMSLLSTENGSVNILLENVGAINEPINFLSMKEYFWAILVSTNVWKEIGFSSIVYLAAIAAVDPHMYEAADIDGASKFKQIYLITIPTIMPVITIFMILAMGNFLNAGFEDILILAQNPALRPVSDVIDTYVYRVGLQNAKYSYAVAVGLFKAVVSVGLLTIANYLARRSGTSLW comes from the coding sequence ATGCCGCCACAGCAGGGCATGGTTAGTAAAAAGGGCTTCTTCCGCAGACTGTTCAAGCAATTGGACATTCAACTAATGGTCTGGCCGGGCGTTCTACTGGTTTTCGTATTTTCCTACATTCCCATGTATGGCGTCCTAACCGCTTTCATGGATTACGACGTATTTACCGGCTCGAGAATATTCGAGAATCCTTGGGTAGGGTTCAAGCATTTCGAAGCGTTCTTCGATGCTCCGGCCTTCGACTCCATCATGCGAAATACGCTGGTCGTCAGTCTCTTGAAATTCATTATCGGGTTTCCCGCTCCGATCATCTTGGCGCTCATGCTGAACGAAGTGCGTCACATGATGTTTAAGCGGATCGTGCAGACGATAACGTATCTGCCTCATTTCATGTCCTGGGTTATCGTAGGCGGACTGGTCATGTCGTTGCTCTCCACGGAGAACGGAAGCGTTAATATTTTGCTGGAGAACGTGGGCGCGATTAATGAACCGATCAACTTTCTTTCCATGAAAGAGTATTTCTGGGCGATTCTCGTCTCGACGAACGTTTGGAAGGAAATCGGCTTCTCCTCGATCGTATACTTGGCGGCGATCGCGGCCGTGGATCCGCACATGTACGAAGCGGCGGATATCGACGGCGCCAGCAAGTTCAAGCAAATCTATTTAATTACGATTCCTACCATTATGCCGGTGATTACGATCTTCATGATTCTAGCGATGGGTAATTTCCTGAACGCCGGATTCGAAGATATTTTGATTCTGGCTCAGAACCCCGCGCTTAGACCGGTGTCGGACGTGATAGACACTTACGTATACCGGGTGGGCTTGCAGAATGCGAAATATTCGTATGCCGTCGCGGTCGGCCTGTTCAAAGCAGTCGTAAGCGTAGGGCTTCTGACGATAGCGAACTATCTGGCGCGAAGATCCGGAACCAGCTTGTGGTAA
- a CDS encoding IS3 family transposase, with amino-acid sequence MGAASSTYYERKKASREDTTTETKMPLRGRPVTKHSLTVCGNVISNAQIEEWLMELVSGEEHSYGYLLLTECLHVQRQLIINKKKVYRLCKKLGILHPQRRKKVHYPRRLARNHTITGSNQVWQLDIKYGYVAGYDQFFYIADMIDVYDRSIVGIHIGTNCEAKHVCEAVKKALQSRLKPEESKPIIRTDNGPQFISKAFGELCEAEGIMHERIPPKTPNMNAYIESFHATLERDLLGKESFESFQEAHEAVRNYIDFYNNRRMHRSLGKRSPTAFMKWVEQTTDSLEKYTRAV; translated from the coding sequence GTGGGGGCCGCGTCTTCGACGTACTACGAACGAAAGAAAGCATCACGTGAGGATACAACTACAGAAACAAAAATGCCACTCCGAGGACGCCCTGTAACTAAGCATTCTCTAACGGTTTGCGGAAACGTAATAAGTAATGCACAGATTGAAGAGTGGTTAATGGAGCTGGTGTCTGGCGAAGAGCATAGCTACGGCTATCTGTTGTTAACAGAATGCTTACACGTACAGCGCCAACTCATCATCAATAAGAAAAAAGTGTACCGCCTCTGTAAGAAGCTCGGTATTCTTCATCCGCAACGACGTAAGAAGGTTCACTATCCAAGGCGCCTAGCACGCAATCACACGATAACAGGTTCCAACCAAGTCTGGCAGCTCGATATTAAGTATGGATACGTTGCGGGGTATGATCAGTTTTTCTACATCGCAGATATGATCGACGTTTACGATCGCAGTATCGTCGGCATCCATATCGGTACGAATTGCGAAGCCAAACACGTATGCGAAGCTGTGAAAAAGGCGTTACAGTCACGTCTAAAGCCCGAAGAGAGCAAGCCGATCATTCGCACCGATAACGGCCCCCAATTTATCAGCAAGGCGTTTGGAGAGTTATGCGAAGCAGAGGGAATTATGCATGAGCGCATTCCTCCAAAGACACCTAATATGAATGCATACATCGAGTCCTTTCATGCCACCCTTGAGCGAGATCTGCTTGGAAAAGAGAGCTTTGAATCTTTTCAGGAGGCACACGAAGCTGTACGGAATTACATTGATTTTTACAACAACCGCCGCATGCACAGAAGCCTGGGAAAACGGTCCCCAACGGCTTTCATGAAGTGGGTGGAGCAAACGACTGATTCTTTAGAAAAGTACACTCGAGCCGTTTAA
- a CDS encoding carbohydrate ABC transporter permease, with protein MKRLSYSDRIMVVSIYVFLILLSFSALYPFWNGLVVSFNEGIDTSKGGVTFWPRAFTLDNYKVVFSDDNLMNAFFISVSRTVIGTVAAVFMTALLAYGLGKSYLMGRKFFTVFFVFTMYFGGGLVPTFLLINSLGLNNKFLVFIIPGLISVWNMIVFRTFFKSLPAGLEESAQIDGCGNWGTFLKIVLPLSGPIIATLGLFTAVAHWNDWFVPTIYINNENLMPVQTILRRILNSNLIQEAGNLSPETLERIAKKSLTSKALINATIMVVTLPIMLVYPFVQKYFVKGVLVGSLKE; from the coding sequence TTGAAGCGGTTGAGCTATAGCGATCGAATAATGGTAGTAAGCATATACGTTTTCCTAATCCTATTATCCTTCTCGGCGCTATACCCCTTCTGGAACGGCTTAGTCGTTTCGTTTAACGAAGGTATCGATACATCGAAAGGCGGCGTTACGTTCTGGCCGCGAGCCTTCACGCTGGATAACTATAAAGTCGTCTTCAGCGACGATAATCTCATGAACGCGTTCTTTATTTCCGTAAGCCGAACGGTCATCGGAACCGTAGCCGCGGTATTCATGACGGCGTTGCTGGCATACGGCTTAGGCAAATCCTATCTGATGGGCAGAAAGTTCTTCACCGTATTTTTCGTCTTCACGATGTATTTCGGGGGCGGGCTTGTCCCGACGTTTCTATTAATCAACTCCTTGGGCTTGAACAACAAATTTTTGGTATTCATTATTCCGGGATTAATCAGCGTGTGGAATATGATCGTTTTCCGTACCTTCTTCAAGAGTCTTCCCGCGGGTCTGGAAGAATCGGCGCAAATCGACGGCTGCGGCAACTGGGGAACGTTCTTGAAGATCGTCCTCCCGCTCTCCGGGCCGATCATCGCCACGCTGGGTCTATTCACCGCCGTCGCCCACTGGAACGACTGGTTCGTGCCGACCATCTACATTAACAACGAGAATCTGATGCCCGTCCAAACGATTCTGAGGCGGATACTGAATTCGAATCTCATCCAGGAAGCCGGCAACCTGAGTCCCGAGACGCTTGAGAGGATCGCCAAGAAAAGCTTAACCTCCAAAGCGCTCATCAACGCGACGATTATGGTCGTTACGCTGCCGATCATGCTGGTGTACCCGTTCGTGCAGAAGTATTTCGTCAAAGGCGTATTGGTCGGATCCTTGAAAGAATAG